A stretch of DNA from Telopea speciosissima isolate NSW1024214 ecotype Mountain lineage chromosome 5, Tspe_v1, whole genome shotgun sequence:
ACTGTAACCAAACCCCTTTTTGCAAGAGAGCTCGATCTAGAAAGCCCAGATCTTGCACCGTCATTGCTACCGATGTCGCCATTAATGACGGTGAACTCACCGCCAAGCTCCAACCTAAGGATACTGAAGAAGCGAAGGAAGTACAAGAGGAGCCCGTGAAACAAAATAGAAGGGATGGAGGAGAGCTGGGTTAGAAGATGGAAATGGGTttcggcggtggtggtgatgctggcgGTGGAAGAGGATCGGCGGTGACAGTGGTGgcaatgatggtggtgctggcggaagaagaggaaatggggttttggggttgaagTTGAAATGATGGTTTTGtcattttatttaaataacgaaggggtaaaatagatatttagggaagaagatgaaatgacagttttgtccttttatttaaataaccaaggggtaaaatggatatttcacctttgggtactaactgtgcttaacgtttggggtgtctgtgacattttgaccaagtatggtaaatttctgagatattggatacttttagggggtgtccgtgaaaatttctcttttatttttttaatcttcttgaAATGTATATTTCCATGTTCTTCCAGTTGCTTAGAAAACcagcaaaaaaaagaaagaaattagagttacagagaatgagagaatgaagaaaaagataggGTTTTAATTGTTCAGCGTTTCCTCTTCCACCTGTGTTGGCTGTCTCCACGAAAGCTTCAGGTTCAAGGAGATACCAAACCAAAGACAACGACGGCTTTCTCCACGGAAGCTTCAGGTTCAATCAGGGATACCAAACCAAAGACGGCAACAACAGCGGCAAGACAAATGGCTATAGAGAGGAGAAGCGGCCAAAAGTAAACGATCACCTGAAGCACTCCCCTAAACCAAGTAGGGTTCTGTGTCGTCTGAGGCACTCCCCTGCAAcgaagaagaataggaaaaagaaacCTGTTGTCACGGTTAGCAGGTTCCCAgctttttttattcaatggCTACGatcaaaaggtaaaaaaataaaCGGCTCAGATTAATCTGTTGCGCTTAGTGTTGCGTTTAACAAAAATACCCGTAGCACTGCTACCacctcctttattttttaactcTGGTATtggattagggatgtaaatgaatagccgaaatctgttttcgtatccgtgtatgtatccgtttagcactatccaaatccgtccgaaaactaacaGATGCTGATatggatagactatagctattcgaaaatctttatttatatgtaaatggataaaatatctgcttcgtatccatgtccgtatcagtttagcactatccgaatccatccgaaagctaatcgaatgcagatgcggatatagcactatcagagccgaatccgatccgtttacatcctaaTTACAATGTTAGTTGAgtatttaatgaaataaaattattgaAAGGGTAAGTTTTTGAACCCAACCAAATGTTTCCTCTATCAAACCAATGTCTAtcattttttaatctttttctttgactctTATTCAAGATAAGTACGACTACGAAGAGTAGTTCTTCCGAGTTTGTACTATAAAACCACTTGAGATCTTTGGGAGCACAGATGTCATTCGTGTCtaaccgtttttttttttttttcttgttgttttcCTAATCTTCTCAACATCCAAAAGAAAACCATATTGATTGGAAGGTCGTAGTTGCATATTGAAACTGCCCGAATCTATCATCTTCCTCTGTATAAATGCTTCATTTGGAAGGTTAGATTTAGAGAGAAAGTTTTACTCCACCATTAGTGAATGGAACACACATAATCATAAATACATTCCTTTTATAATGATGCCTATCCCACTATCACAATGACTCACAGTCAAGGGATTACCCTTCAcggtgggtgaagaaaaacttagtTTTAGATTTAATTACTGTGTTACATTGCTTGGTTATCATCTAATTTGAGAAACATTTTCAAACAATACCATAGACTATGGAATGTCATGACCCATCCGGGCATTTGGTCTAGTGGTATGATTCTCGCTTTGGGTGCGAGAGGTCCCGAGTTCGATTCTCGGAATGCCCCTGGATTGAAAGTTGTAAAAAATCGAAAAAAAAGATGATTTTATGGTTTTTCTATTGTATTTTGTGCAATATtgatacaaaaattaaattatttatattttctcatttttattttttaaagaattttttagaatgttataatattatttgagatttctatttttttgactGGGATTTGATCatggtttttaattaaaaaaaaataattttattaccTTTTTAGCCTTGACTGTATCATTGGTTCGATATTGAGTCAAGATCGACCAAGATCGATAACGATTCGATCCAATCCAAGATTATAAACCATACTTCAAATAAGCCATGCCAGCACGAGCAGCAAGAGGGTGACATGGTCTCATGAGGAATTTAGCTTATCTCTAGGGAGCCCGACGCCCAGagtgctgccagccgttgggctgtgctgcacacatccctaggcatgcaccaaGATATGTGTGGCACAGCTccaccgttggatgccccctagcaGCACCCTGGGCACTGGGCTCCCTCGAGACGATCCTGGAGAGGGGGCTGTACGCGGCCACTGGGAAGCAGCTTCTTGATTTCGTCTCCAACTCGGCAACTCCCACTGGAGTTGGAGGCCCCACTCCACCCGCGTGATATTAAATAGGAAAGGTGTGACTGTGAGAACTTCTCCTTTACTTTACAGGCTGTTACTTGCTCGCATCCAACTATGAACAGTTCAAACCTCACTCGATGCTCTCTCAACTTCCGAGCCCATGAATTTTCCAGTGCCTTTCTTCGCTTCACCACTTCCCCTTAACCTCTCTCCTCTGTTTGTGTTTTCCCCtcgtgtatatatatatatatatatatatatgtatagacTTATACTGCAACCACAACAACTCAGTCTCATTGCAGACTTATATCAAACAACTTTCCTCCTCAGTTCAGCATCCACTCTTTGTATCTCTCGTTATggcttctacttcttcttcttcatcttccttcaATGTTTCACTACTGTTGGTGTCTGTCCTATTGGGTATTTCTTTAATAGCTGTTTCTGCAAGTAATTTCTACCAAGATTTCGCCATTACTTGGGGCGATGGTCGTGCCAAGATGCTCAACAATGGAGACcttctcactctctcccttGACAAGGCTTCCGGCTCTGGTTTCCAATCCAATAACGAATATCTATTTGGGAAGATTGATATGCAACTCAAGCTCGTTCCTGGCAACTCCGCTGGCACTGTCACCGCCTATTATGTAAGCTTCCATTTACTTACTCCTCCCTTTACCTTTAGCTGTTCTCACATAAAAGTTTCCATCTTCCTTTTATCATCCTCAATATCTCTAACTCAAAAGTGAAATTATGTTGCAGTTATCTTCAAAGGGGGCATCTTGGGATGAAATCGACTTCGAATTCTTGGGGAACCTTAGTGGAGATCCTTACATTCTTCACACTAACGTATTCAGTCAAGGCAAAGGTAACAGAGAGCAGCAGTTCTATCTTTGGTTCGACCCAACTGCCGACTTCCACACCTACTCCATCCTCTGGAATCCCCAAAGAATCATGTAAGCATTACTCAAATTCACCATTCCATCCAAAATTCCAGCTCCAATTTTTCTGATCTGATTGGCatattaatttgttttcttaCTTTCAGATTCTCTGTGGATGGAACTCCCATAAGAGAGTTCAAGAATTTAGAATCAAGGGGTGTTCCCTTCCCACAGAACCAACCCATGAGGATCTATTCGAGTCTCTGGAATGCAGATGATTGGGCTACTAGGGGTGGCCTCATCAAAACCGACTGGACCCAAGCTCCCTTCACCGCTTCCTATCGCAACTTCAATGCCAATGCCTGTGTTTGGTCTTCTGGGTCGTCTTCTTGCAACTCGAATTCTCCCTCCTCTGCATctggcaacaacaacaacagctgGTTCTCGCAAGAGCTGGATTCGACGAACCAACAGAGATTGAAATGGGTCCAGAAGAACTACATGATCTACAACTACTGCACCGACACGAAACGCTTTTCTCAGGGCCTTCCTCCCGAATGTACCGCCACCAGTTAATCTCAGATGGGATATACAATACACGTAGCAAAGACTCCACGATCTACATTAAGGGCCAAAAGTAGTCGATCCTGTTAttcattcattaattcattttttttttctccctctgtAAAGTCCATGCTTATCCaaattcttttatttgttattcTTGTTAGTAGTCATTCGAACAACTCTCATCATGTGTAATACAATCTATAAAATGAACTGCTTTCTTCCTCCTCAAAAAAATTCTTTGCATACCATGATTCTGCGAAAAGAAATGAActtaaaaaagaagggaaaaaccaACTTgtacaatagggattccatcattCAAACAAAGCAGCAGAGCAACCATTGAGCTGCCAAGCCTGCAGTCCTCGGAAAATACTAAAAAGTAAATCTTcaaaagcttaatatgaccattGAAccggatcattatcctctcaggttcctgtTTGGTATTGTTGTCCGGATCCTCTCATAGGTGGAAATGACTACCTAACCCCCCCGCTCCCCCAAAACACATTGTCCGACTGAGGTAAGTCGTCATTTCcgctccctatgagaggaaccagacAATCGTACTAGGTagtaaatatttaatattaaattaattcattattacatattataaaattttcaactaaGAATGCTCAACCCAAGGCATTGGGAATTGGGTCGGGcaaggaattggaggagataatttttcgatGGAGGGGGGGCGGATGCGTGGGACTCCTCGATAGTGCGACAGAGTGTGTAGCGCACATCTAACGCCCCGTAGTGTTCGGGCGCATAGCCCAAGGGGGGTTGATGCATGGGACTTCTCTATAGTGCGACAGGGTATGTAGCGCACATCTTACGGCCCGCAATGCTTAGGCACGTAGTCCAAGGGGAGCTGATGCGTGGGACTCCTCTATAGCACGACAAAGCATGTTGCACACATTTGACGATCTATAGCACCCGAGCATGTAGCCCAACACATTGGAACTAGGttgggcagggaactggagaaGATAATTTTTCAAGGGATGGGGCAGATGCATGGGACTCCTCTATAGCGCGACAAGGcgtgtagcgcacatccaatGGTCTGCAATGTTGGGCATGCAACCCAACACAACCTGTGTGTTGGACTACGTGCTCGAACACTACAACTCATTGGATGTGCGCTACAAGACCTGCCATGCTATAGAGGAGCCAAATCCGAGACGGATGGTCGGGGAACCAGATTTGGATCTCTGTAGCACGATAAGGGGTGTAGTGCACATCCGATGGTCCACAATGCTCAGACATGCAGTCCAACACACAGGTGGGGTGTTGGACTGCGTGCTTGAATACTATAGGCCGTTGGATGTGCACTACACACCCTATCGCGCTACAGAAAAGCCCCATCCTGGAGAACCTTCCACACATCGAACTTTTGTTAGTATATTCTTTCTTGTTTCCTTTAGAAGTGGGATTCTGCCGTTGTGTTTAGCGGCGCACGTGGTGTACTCTTTTACACGAATCCAATTAATCACAGCGGCAATGTGTCGAATATCTATAGAATGATTCGCTGAGGTCGATCATCTGACGGCTAAGGTCTCGTTCACACGAGTTTCATGATGCAGTCGTGCTTTCTGGAGTCCTCAACAGTCAACATATACCACAAATAGGAAGAACTGATTATCGCCGCCGTGTCTGAAACATTTTTTCTGAAGCTCACGAAAACAAATCGGAAACGGGAAACCCTTGAATTGGAGGAACTAGAagcaaggaaggaaggaaggaaggaatcaTGGCGGAGGCGGCGGCGGCTGATTGGTGTCAGCTTCAACTAGATCTGTTAGGGATGATCGCGCAAAAATTAAACATCTACATCGATTATCTCCGTTTTCGTGCCGTTTGCGTGAATTGGCGCTCAGGTGTGCCAAAGAGGCCTCCCCACCTTCCTTCCCAACTTCCATGGCTAATGCTCCACAACAAGAGGGGAAGCGAAACCTTTCGTGGCTTCTTCAGTCTCTCAGAAGACAAGATTCATTGGCTTGAGCTTCCTGAGGCTTCTCATTACAAGCGATTTTGTGGATCTTCACAGGGCTGGCTAGTCGTCGTTGGAGAGACTCCTGTGATTACTCTCTTGAATCCCCTTACGCGAGTAAAAATCTACCTCCCACCGCTCTCAACTTTCCCAAACGTATTGGATTTCAACATTTCCCAAGTAGGCAGAGAGTACCTGCTCGAGACCTCATCGAAGCTTCCCTACACCCGTAACATCAGAGAAATGCGCGACATGTTTATGAAGAAAGTCATCGTATCTTCAAACCTTGGTAACTCTTCCGAAGCTGACTATGTTATCTTGGCCATCCTTAACGAAACAGGTGAGTTGGCATTCTGCAGAAGAGGAGACGAAGAATGGTCTTTGATCACAGAAGCGGGATCTTACAGCGAAGACGTTATATGTTATAAAGGGTCGTTCCATGCGGTTGATAAATTCGGAAACATTACAATTTGCGATTTCGGAGATAATTCTCCAGTGGTGACGGTGATCGAAACCACCCCGTCATTGTTCGGTGAAATACTTTATTTGGTAGAGTTATCAGGGGAGCTGTTTCTGGTGACGAGATTTCTGGATCTCAATCCTTGCTTTGATCCTGATTTGGTCTATAAAACAATGCGATTCGAGGTTTCAAAGTTTGATTCGAGCGGATCAATGTGGACTAAGGTGGAGAATTTGGTTGATTATGCTTTGTTTTTAGGTAAAAACTCTTCATTGTCTGTGCTTGCTTCCGATTTTTCGGGATGCAGAGGGAATTGCATCTACTTCACAGACGACTATGCTGAGGCCAACTATGAAGGTGTATGTGGGAATCATGATTTAGGGATCTTCAACTTAGAGGATGGTAGTGTGGAGTTGTTACCTTGTTACTCGCACCATTCTCTATTAATTTGGCCTCCACCACTCTGGGTTTCACCCAATCCATTGTAGATTGTGGTTTTGGAAGTAAGTGAATCTACTTATTTATGTTACTCTTATGTAGATATATGCTTAATTATCTTCCTCTATTTTGTAATTAGTTTGATAAACAACTATGTAGGTGTCAACATATATTCCCATATGAAACTGGTATTATGCTGGTGAGTATTCACAGAGATTTGTAGTGGGACTTATTGCATCAAATATACTTTAACAAAATGAGTACATCGAAACAAGATTTCTCTTGTAAGAAGATACATTGCAACAAAAATAAAGGCATTAATGTCGGCGTTTGAGGATCATATGATGCCGTGCTACGGCTCGAAGAAAAGGAAACTCTGTTTTTGAACTCCAAGGCAATCTTTTTCTCTACAAGTAGATATGAAGTAAATTAGGCCAATTATCATGTTACTTCTCAACAATGATTGCTTGGAGCATTTCTGGAGAAACTTATAAGGCTGAGTTGTAAGCAAGGTGCAATAAGCATTACCTACTGCCAATTTTATTGGGGAGTTCCTGGCAATTTAGTTGTGACAAGTTCTCAAGATTCATCTGGTGATTGTCATGTCTTGATGATGGTGTACTAAAGCCCAATGGATTGTAAATGCGTATTAATGGGATTTGCTGCCCCTACTTCAAGGAGAGGAGATTTAATTCTACTTTAATAGTTGGGAAAGTTGATTAGTGTAAATAATTGGTGAGCCAACAAAATGAGTTCTTGATTGATTGTTGGTGGATATGATTCAGGAGATGTACTCTTCAATTACATATATTATGAGATTAGCAAGATCCCAACTCAAGTTTGAGGACTCTATTATAATTATTCGTTCTTCTTTACCTTAATTGTAAAATGCTTCATGATTAAGGCTTCTTCAGGTCAGGAGTTTGAGTATGTTACTGCCTGAAATTACATGCATTTAGAAGTCAATTATTTGTAAGTTATTGCCAGTCCTTGAACAGGGAATCTAAAATACTTTGGACATTCACTTGAAACTAAGATTATGTTGATGGCTTGAAGAAATGGAATGAAGAGAATTTTGGAGAGAACCATTATATTAAAAGTATTCAATTTGGAACTGGTTTAAGTAGCTGAGGCTACCATAGGTGGTCCAGAGAATGATGTCATAGAATAGTATGGGGCCAATGCTTGCGACTTACAGCATGATGCTGAGATTATGGGGAAAACAAAAGAGGGAAGAACTAAGGATGGAATAAAGCTAGCTAGTTTGAGTTCACTATCTGGGTAAGTTATAAAAGTCAATGATATATGTTTAGCTACTAGAAATAATATCAGTATCATGTTTTTTGAGGCTGGCAGATAGAATGGATGAATGCTGTAATAGAAActaaaatttctctctttttaaaaaataaaggttGTAGAGATGAAAATTAACATTTGACTCTTTCTGCAGATTCACGTAGAAAATAGGGAagattacactgccaccccctgaggtttgtactaaatacagagcgaccccctgTATATCTAAATTATACAGCTGCAGCCCCTGAGTTTAGGTTAGTTGTTACAGTCAGCCCCACTCCGTTATAGCATTCCCGTTAAGTGTTACGGTGTTGGTaattgatgccttaaaatgactaatatacccctaatggggtgtgagcttaccattttgcccatagggcatcccTAACTTCCCACCCCCTTCCCCTGTTAGGGCTTAATTATGAAGGATCTGATTTCACTCTTCTTGAATCGATTTGAAGGCATATACTAGACAAATCGGAGTCATCGGCGAGTTGCTTGAAGAATCAACCAGCGAGGAACTCCGGTGATACTCCAGTGTATTGCTGGAGTTCAAGTTTTGGCAGTCTCTTCCCTTGCTTAAAAGATAACTGGGGAGATCTGCCATTAAAGATCGATGATTCGGAAGATATGGTGGTCTACGGAGTCCACCATGAAGCCGTTTGTGTTGGATGGATTCCGTCACTCTCTGAAAAGTCATCAaatagtagcagcagcagcatcagTAACTCGATCAGTGATTTAACGGCGGTTGACGTTAAACCAGACCCAAAAGAGACGACGATGACTGTGACTTCTGCATCACCGGAGGATTCAACTTGAGTGACGACGGCTCCAGCTGCGGCTCCATTGAAGGGGAAGCATTATAGAGGTGTAAGACAACGTCTGTGGGGGAAATTTGCGGTGGAGATCAGAGATCCGGCGAAGAATGGATCAAGAATTTGGCTTGGGACGTTTGAGACGGCTGAAGATGCTGTGATGGCTTATGATCGAGCTGCTTACAGGATTCGTGGCTCACGAGCTCTGTTAAATTTTCTGCTTCTGCTTAGCTCAGTTGATTCCGATCAGGTTTTGGTAACCTCAAAGAGTGTTTCTTCGGATCCTTCGTCTTCGTCATCGTCGATATTAGGTTTAGATAATGGATCTCCTAAGAGGAGGAAAGAAGTGTCGTTGCTTCATCTGCGGTGGCAGCTCAATTAGGGAGTAGACCACCAGTGCTGCAGgttgggaaagagagatgggacTGAGGATTTaggataaggagaagaagataacatCTTTCTTCTTGGGGAGTAAGTAGACATCCATGAAATGTTCAAAAGATGCAATCGCTTAGAGGGcatggagagagatagagccTCTGAAAACTGGGTTTACTTGAAAAGCATTGGGATTCAAGAGTGGAAACTTCCTTCTGTTGTGTTAAAGTGCCCCAAGATCCTCACCCTTGACTTGAATGAAAAGCTTGTGCCAATGGTTCAGTGCCTTACAACCCTGGGGACAAAACAGAGTGAGGTGATTTCTGCCATAACAAAATTTCCTCACGTACTCTCTCATAGTTTGGAAGAGAAGCTTTGTCCTCTATTAGCCTTCTTTCAGGCGTTGGGAGTTCCTGAAAAGCAAGTGGGTAAGTTGCTGCTGCTCAACCCAAGGCTCATCAGCTATAGCATTGAATCGAGCTGTGCAAGGAAGGAATGATTGGCAAGGTTCTAGGGAAGAACCCATTTATTATGGGTTACAGTGTTGAGAAGAGGCTCTGTCCTACATCATTGTTTGTAAAGTCAATAGGTCTTACAGAGATTGACCTCCAAAGAGTGGTAATGAGCTTCCCTGAAGTTTTGAGTAGGGATGTTGAGAATATTTTGAAACCCAATCTCACTTTtctgaagagatgtgggtttggAGATGGACAAGTAGCAGTTTTGGTTACTGGTTATCCCCCTATTTTAATTAAGAGTATTAAGAATTCTTTAGAGCCGAGAATTAGGTTCTTGGCAGAAGTGATGGGAAGATGAATTGACAAACTGGTAGATTATCCAGATTTCTTCTGATATGGTCTGAAAAAGAGACTGGAGTTCAGGCAGAGGCTTTAGGAACAGAGGAACATAGATTGCAGTTTGTGTGAAATGTTGGAAGGTAATCAAAAGAAGTTTCTTTTGAAGTTTGGCTTGATTGAAGGACTTACCTGAGGTATTATGGTCATTACCTCTTTTATTCTATGATATTTTAGCTTATTCTGAACTCATGGTTGTGGGAGTTTTGCTCCGCTTGCAAACTGGAGTGTATTATACCTGCATTTGATtcaggatatatatatatatataaaaataaaaaaagaaaaaaagaaaaatgaaaaaagtagACAAGAATATTGATTggggagagaaaatagagggagaagaaatgaggagTTGAGATGATGGAGAGAAGACATAGATAATGGTAGGTGGAGAAGGGAATAcggtggagttgcaggtccagcGATTTCTGCAACTTCAgtttttggggaagaagacaACTATAAGGAGGGTTTGAATTGAATAGAGTTTGGTTTATAATCTCAGAAGGGGCAAAGTTGGCATTTCTCACTGAGTATTTTTAACAGGATATTAGACAAGGGAAATGTTGGAATTTTATATTGTGTTATTTAACCCCGTCTACTCAGGGGGTGcagctgtataatttagaaacacagggggtcgctctgtatttagtCTGTCTGGTAAGGGGATCAAATAACCTCATTGCAAACTATGACTGGTGCTTTTGTGGCCATACTAGCATATAAGGGGCATCAACGTATAACTGTTCAGCTTGTATAGCATCTCTGAAGCATGTTCCTTTTGGTTGCCAATAAAACTTTCATGTGACTAGTCGTGCTATTGCTGCTTCCATCGAATTACTTTCTCACTTTCTAGTTAGACCCTTGCTTTAAACCACATTAACATTGGTAAAGCATTCTAAATTTCTATCCGTGCATGTCATCAACACCTTAATCCATTACAATATGAATGTGTCCCTGAACAAGACATGGGCATTATTTCAGGTGATCCTAAGTATTCATAGTGTCAAAGAAAACACCAAGAAGCTGAAGAAGGTTGTGGAGTGATTGGCCttctctttttcaattttatatatgtttttcatttttattactCAAAGAAATTAACATGCTTAAGTACACAATGTTGTCCTTTTTATTTTGTACTTGGtaaaatgaaatcttttgttTCCATTGAACAAGTAGAACTGCAAGTCCAATTAGATTTGTGGAAATTACACCTACTAGTAGCACCCAGACAAGCTTATTTATAATTTCTATAGGTAAACTATCATTATTAAACCTTAAAAGTACTGCCAATATGTATTTCTCAAAGGTTCATAAATTTGGTCAGCCTAATCCTTCTGGCATGTGAAGTGTTTACCATGCAAAAGAGAAAGACTTGTTCGGGtaattttcatttgtttgcCATTCAACTGCAGGAAGAAGTTTTTGCTATAAAAAGTGCATATATattggaaaattatcgcccccagtactactGGGGGTGCTGTGCGCATCTTGCGGTGCAACACCGCCCATGTATGCACGGTGCACGGGCGCAGCACCGCCCATGTATGCACAGTGGgtcccactgtgcacacatgagTGGTGCTGTGCCgtacgatgcgcacagcacccccagtagtactgggggcgataaaggtCCATATATATTTTGAAGTATGTCATTTCAGTAACTGGACTGGCCATCCatgtcctttctttctttgttaggAAATATATCAAATTCACTACCTCAAAATGGTAACAGAGTACTATTCTTAGTTCCTTACCTTTTCTGAGGAAATGTggttccatatttgtaataggatGAAAATTCTAAAAAAGTAAGCAATAAAAGCAGCCCTCTTTGATAAATTAGAGAGACATGTAGATCAATAGACTGCTTCACATGCTTCTCTTTTgagtcttttttgttttttttgttttttttttttttttggggggggggggtggtggggggtTGTTGTTTGGGGCTTTTGGAGGCATGTCATGTTGGGATATTGTGAAGCATCAGTTTTTTGGGGAATTTTTTTCCTGCCCGGTACAGTGGtctagttcctctcatagggaggcgaAAATGACGTTTTAACCtttcttgggcag
This window harbors:
- the LOC122662282 gene encoding probable xyloglucan endotransglucosylase/hydrolase protein 23, translated to MASTSSSSSSFNVSLLLVSVLLGISLIAVSASNFYQDFAITWGDGRAKMLNNGDLLTLSLDKASGSGFQSNNEYLFGKIDMQLKLVPGNSAGTVTAYYLSSKGASWDEIDFEFLGNLSGDPYILHTNVFSQGKGNREQQFYLWFDPTADFHTYSILWNPQRIIFSVDGTPIREFKNLESRGVPFPQNQPMRIYSSLWNADDWATRGGLIKTDWTQAPFTASYRNFNANACVWSSGSSSCNSNSPSSASGNNNNSWFSQELDSTNQQRLKWVQKNYMIYNYCTDTKRFSQGLPPECTATS
- the LOC122662278 gene encoding F-box protein SKIP23; amino-acid sequence: MAEAAAADWCQLQLDLLGMIAQKLNIYIDYLRFRAVCVNWRSGVPKRPPHLPSQLPWLMLHNKRGSETFRGFFSLSEDKIHWLELPEASHYKRFCGSSQGWLVVVGETPVITLLNPLTRVKIYLPPLSTFPNVLDFNISQVGREYLLETSSKLPYTRNIREMRDMFMKKVIVSSNLGNSSEADYVILAILNETGELAFCRRGDEEWSLITEAGSYSEDVICYKGSFHAVDKFGNITICDFGDNSPVVTVIETTPSLFGEILYLVELSGELFLVTRFLDLNPCFDPDLVYKTMRFEVSKFDSSGSMWTKVENLVDYALFLGKNSSLSVLASDFSGCRGNCIYFTDDYAEANYEGVCGNHDLGIFNLEDGSVELLPCYSHHSLLIWPPPLWVSPNPLIIFKSLVMQDPRMLPPEEVLNARSRKKKTLMHVAPVFQQLQGENLKGVQETFPSSFKTTQKAQKRNLKSEGSPSFQQPERSTSDSLPDSSRSGNDYRALRRKYLLLEEESFTLGRELGEVEDEVKALEDEKLALLDQLVVLEGLIDPSELQPRGPALS